The following nucleotide sequence is from Pseudomonadota bacterium.
GCCTCTGCCGGATAGGTGGCCTCCGCCGCGGACAGAAGCGGCTGCGACGGCGTGGCTGACCCCATCGCGGCGAGGAACGGGCATCGCCCCACCGCCACCGAGTCGGTGACCGGCGTGGGCACGGGCGCCTGAGCGGGCGGCTCAGGGGCGCCTGGCGATACGCCCGAGCGCGTCGGGGAAGGGGCCACGATGGGACAGGTGCCCTGAAAGAATCCCAGCATGGGCTCCCTCACGTTCCAGATGCGGGCCGCGCGGGGGGTGCCGCAGCGTCATGCGACCTGGGCTCCTCCGCGTCTCGGGCCGATGCTGATTCGACATCGCCGCAGCTGCGTTTTGCAGGCGCGGGCGTTGGAGCAGGAACGTCTTGCGTCAGGCCGGGCGGTTCGGTCACGCCATCCACTCGAGTGGCACATCGCCAGTCGAGAAGAACGTCTGGAACACGCGCGTCACGGTTTCCGCATCGCGGGTCACGGCGCTGGCGCTCCAGAGATCACCCAGAATCTCCACCTCTTCTGACGCGGGCTCACCGCTGTCGAGCATGCGCACCTCCCCCTCGTCATCGGTGAGGGTGAGCAGGCAGCAGCCCGCCTCCGACTGCAGCTGAAGGCTCCTCCAGGGCGCATCACCCGTGGTCTCGAGGGAGACCGTGCCCCCACGCGCCACGACCGCCTCCAGGTGGGCCGCCACCTCCGCCCAGTCGGCGGTCTTCCCATGGCCTCCACGGCTGTCGGTGCCCGTGCCCAGGGTCCACGACAGATGCTGCATCACTCAGCCGCCTTCAGGGTGCGCATGCCCGGCTTCCACTGCAACGTCTTGCCCGTGGCTTCCTCGACCACGGTCAGCGACTTGAGGCCGGCCTTCTCGGCCATGGCGGGGATGTCTCCCAGGCAGTGCCCACAGACCGGCTTCCCCTCGACCACGAGCTTCATGTCGGCGCCCATGGTCTTGCCCGCCTTGAAGGCCTGTTGAATGACCCCGACCTCTGCGTGGGCGGTGGCCATGTTCCCGTTGGGCAGCGCCCCCTTCTTCTTGACCTCACGCAGCGCCACGCGCTCCGCGATGAGCGTGGCCTCGTCAGCCCGTGCCATCTCGCTGGCTCTGGCCATCTGGTTGGTGTCTTCGAAGACGGCCTCACCGATGGTG
It contains:
- a CDS encoding adhesin, which translates into the protein GRTAAATTEAAGAGGRTAAATTEAAGAGGRTAVVRARGTIGEAVFEDTNQMARASEMARADEATLIAERVALREVKKKGALPNGNMATAHAEVGVIQQAFKAGKTMGADMKLVVEGKPVCGHCLGDIPAMAEKAGLKSLTVVEEATGKTLQWKPGMRTLKAAE